In Pyxidicoccus xibeiensis, the following proteins share a genomic window:
- a CDS encoding AAA family ATPase, whose product MAAELLSPVEAQGAAEVASRLKDGLNTVLLDQESVVEQVVVAVLARGHVLLEGLPGLGKTELCKALAKLLALPFRRIQFTPDLLPGDITGTYVLEGEGRRDFVFREGPLFASLVLADEINRSSPKTQSALLEAMQERGVTVLGQTRSLPDPFFVLATQNPIELEGTYPLPEAQLDRFLFRIQVPPVGAKTLRTLLTTRVRGAPPELSPVLDLDGLRRLFAAADRVHLPGPVADFIGRLVEASDPRQASAPEAVRRFVRYGASPRAALALAAAGRALALLHGRPNVGFDDVVAAAPAALNHRLVLAYEASLEKVTASDVVRALLQAVPEVPRA is encoded by the coding sequence GTGGCAGCGGAGCTTCTCAGTCCCGTCGAAGCGCAGGGTGCGGCGGAGGTGGCGTCACGGCTCAAGGACGGGCTGAACACCGTGCTCCTCGACCAGGAGTCCGTCGTCGAGCAGGTCGTCGTCGCCGTGCTCGCTCGCGGGCACGTGCTGCTGGAGGGCCTCCCCGGCCTCGGCAAGACGGAGCTGTGCAAGGCCCTGGCGAAGCTGCTCGCGCTGCCCTTCCGCCGCATCCAGTTCACCCCCGACCTGCTCCCCGGCGACATCACCGGCACCTACGTGCTCGAGGGCGAGGGCCGCCGCGACTTCGTCTTCCGCGAGGGCCCCCTCTTCGCCAGCCTCGTGCTCGCCGACGAAATCAACCGCTCCAGCCCCAAGACACAGTCCGCCCTGCTGGAGGCCATGCAGGAGCGCGGCGTGACGGTGCTCGGGCAGACGCGCTCGCTGCCCGACCCCTTCTTCGTCCTCGCCACGCAGAACCCCATCGAGCTGGAGGGCACCTACCCGCTCCCCGAGGCCCAGCTCGACCGCTTCCTCTTCCGAATCCAGGTCCCTCCCGTGGGCGCGAAGACGCTGCGCACCCTGCTCACCACCCGCGTCCGTGGCGCTCCACCGGAGCTGTCCCCCGTGCTCGACCTGGACGGCCTGCGCCGCCTGTTCGCCGCCGCCGACCGCGTCCACCTCCCCGGCCCCGTCGCCGACTTCATCGGCCGGCTGGTGGAGGCCAGTGACCCCCGTCAGGCCTCCGCTCCCGAGGCGGTGCGCCGCTTCGTGCGCTATGGCGCCAGCCCTCGCGCGGCGCTCGCGCTCGCCGCCGCCGGGCGCGCCCTCGCCCTGCTGCACGGCCGGCCCAACGTGGGGTTCGACGACGTGGTGGCCGCCGCGCCCGCCGCCCTCAACCACCGCCTGGTGCTCGCGTACGAGGCGTCGCTGGAGAAGGTCACCGCCTCCGACGTGGTGCGCGCCCTCCTGCAGGCCGTGCCCGAGGTGCCTCGTGCGTAG
- a CDS encoding imm11 family protein — protein sequence MSQRFFDLSMDVRTGIWDLGDPLDERGQEVEDPWMFRAGRPVHVEGLLTIPIEGRGRRLDFSTAGIGVTPIVHARVASIFEELAPNDVQFIPVNVQGRSEEYFILVATKLIRCIDDEASSEVLYWKPEDERPDKFGQYRSVSGMRIDRTKVGDAKVFRTWGWKIALIVSEDIKNALEREKVTGTWFSEV from the coding sequence ATGTCGCAGCGATTCTTCGACCTCTCAATGGACGTCCGGACGGGCATCTGGGACCTGGGCGACCCCTTGGACGAACGTGGCCAGGAGGTTGAGGACCCGTGGATGTTCAGGGCGGGCCGCCCCGTACACGTCGAAGGCTTGTTGACCATCCCCATCGAGGGGCGCGGGAGACGGTTGGACTTCTCCACGGCGGGGATTGGCGTGACGCCCATCGTCCACGCCCGAGTTGCGTCCATCTTCGAGGAACTGGCCCCCAATGACGTGCAGTTCATCCCGGTGAATGTCCAGGGGCGGTCGGAGGAGTACTTCATCCTCGTGGCCACGAAGCTCATCCGCTGCATCGATGATGAGGCCTCTAGCGAGGTGCTGTACTGGAAGCCCGAAGACGAGCGGCCGGACAAGTTCGGCCAGTATCGTTCCGTCTCTGGCATGCGGATCGATCGCACGAAGGTGGGCGACGCCAAGGTGTTTCGCACCTGGGGGTGGAAGATCGCCCTCATCGTCTCCGAGGACATCAAGAACGCCCTGGAGCGCGAAAAGGTGACCGGGACCTGGTTCTCGGAGGTGTAA
- a CDS encoding AHH domain-containing protein — protein MTLRRAVGLLLLLVGTGCSTTRVVRLHIADEAPLLVIPFEEEGAELREAEVDDDEFQETMGELARDVRPFIHPLREARALFGIPERSGVYWYEGRSQRLIPLAEDARPDGPRLLESYADEALTRAYGRWCERKDQPGDCLRLLDEGPLLASDGKYTLAMAIAMDSVWDETAESLRDMADPQALLASVTAAVSMYLLLWALPEPFSKGVAALITAAAIAYLGVDTVWRLLDGWVTLVRKVDRVTTFDELSEAGEEYGAVLGESAARVFVMLATAAIGNTAGLAAKASRLPGSAQAALAVESQAGYSYAAIGSVESVAMTAEGFTIALAPNAVAMAVKGKQRRGTHNHHLATDKNNISTAQGGPWTPQFKRIFKKAGMKLGDRENIVPVDGHQGPHPRAYHDMVFRRLNEATEGCRNVDACRQALTAELRKLSREAMTRGSDLNMLLTRGKSR, from the coding sequence ATGACGCTCCGTAGGGCTGTTGGGCTGCTTCTACTGCTGGTCGGGACGGGGTGCTCAACCACCCGAGTCGTGCGGCTGCACATAGCCGACGAGGCCCCTCTCCTCGTCATCCCCTTTGAGGAGGAGGGTGCTGAACTGCGGGAGGCCGAAGTCGATGACGACGAGTTCCAGGAGACGATGGGGGAACTCGCTCGCGACGTGCGGCCCTTCATCCATCCTTTACGCGAGGCCCGAGCGCTCTTCGGCATTCCGGAGCGGAGTGGGGTGTACTGGTACGAGGGGCGCAGCCAGCGGCTCATCCCGCTGGCGGAGGACGCTCGCCCGGATGGCCCGCGCCTGCTGGAGTCGTATGCGGACGAGGCGCTGACTCGCGCGTATGGCCGGTGGTGTGAGCGGAAGGACCAGCCCGGAGATTGCCTGCGGCTCCTGGATGAAGGTCCATTGCTCGCCAGTGATGGCAAGTACACGTTGGCAATGGCCATCGCCATGGACTCGGTCTGGGATGAGACGGCCGAGTCACTGAGGGACATGGCGGACCCCCAAGCGCTCCTTGCTTCCGTTACGGCCGCAGTCAGCATGTATCTGCTGCTTTGGGCACTACCCGAGCCTTTCTCGAAGGGCGTGGCGGCGCTGATAACGGCGGCTGCCATCGCCTACCTGGGAGTGGACACGGTGTGGCGCCTCCTGGACGGGTGGGTGACGCTGGTCCGAAAGGTGGACCGGGTCACTACCTTCGACGAGCTCAGCGAAGCCGGTGAGGAATACGGAGCAGTACTCGGAGAGAGCGCCGCGCGCGTCTTCGTCATGCTGGCCACCGCCGCTATCGGGAACACCGCGGGGCTGGCAGCGAAGGCGTCAAGGCTGCCCGGGTCCGCGCAGGCGGCGCTCGCCGTGGAGTCCCAGGCAGGCTACTCGTACGCCGCCATCGGAAGCGTGGAGTCAGTAGCGATGACAGCCGAGGGCTTCACTATCGCGCTGGCGCCCAACGCCGTGGCAATGGCGGTCAAGGGCAAGCAGCGTCGAGGAACCCACAACCATCACCTCGCCACGGACAAGAACAACATCTCCACTGCGCAGGGCGGGCCGTGGACTCCGCAGTTCAAGAGAATCTTCAAGAAGGCTGGCATGAAGCTTGGGGACCGCGAGAACATCGTCCCAGTCGACGGTCATCAGGGACCACACCCACGGGCCTACCACGACATGGTCTTCAGACGGTTGAACGAAGCCACCGAGGGTTGCCGGAACGTAGATGCGTGTCGGCAGGCTCTGACGGCCGAGCTGCGGAAACTATCCAGGGAAGCCATGACCCGAGGGTCGGACCTCAACATGCTCCTTACTCGGGGCAAGTCGCGTTAG
- a CDS encoding VOC family protein produces the protein MQKITPFLMFNNQAEEAAKLYTSVFKGSKITSVTRGPNGQAMSVNFELEGQPFFAFNGGPTFKFSEGISLFVSCETQAEVDALWDQLSAGGKHKQCGWLEDRFGVSWQIIPTAMMRLMGDKDPAKAGRVVQAMLGMQKIEIAGLERAYKGS, from the coding sequence ATGCAGAAGATCACTCCGTTCCTGATGTTCAACAACCAGGCCGAAGAGGCCGCGAAGCTCTACACGTCGGTGTTCAAGGGCTCGAAGATCACCTCCGTCACGCGCGGCCCGAACGGCCAGGCGATGTCGGTCAACTTCGAGCTCGAAGGGCAGCCGTTCTTTGCGTTCAACGGCGGGCCGACGTTCAAGTTCTCGGAGGGAATCTCGCTGTTCGTCAGCTGCGAGACCCAGGCCGAGGTGGACGCGCTGTGGGACCAGCTCTCGGCCGGCGGAAAGCACAAGCAGTGCGGCTGGCTGGAGGACCGGTTCGGGGTGTCGTGGCAGATCATCCCCACCGCCATGATGCGCCTGATGGGAGACAAGGATCCGGCGAAGGCCGGGCGGGTGGTGCAGGCGATGCTCGGCATGCAGAAGATCGAAATCGCCGGCCTCGAGCGCGCCTACAAGGGGAGTTGA
- a CDS encoding GNAT family N-acetyltransferase, whose amino-acid sequence MLAIEPAQFPVDLPLVQTLWREYSESLGIDLSFQDFEAELAGLPGKYAPPRGRLLLARRGAQDLGCVALRPLSVDTCEMKRLYVRPAARGEQLGRRLAERICDEARAAGYRRICLDTLPSMAAAVGLYTSMGFRPIEPYVFNPIPGAMFLGRELSATP is encoded by the coding sequence ATGCTCGCCATCGAACCCGCCCAGTTCCCGGTCGACCTGCCGCTCGTGCAGACGCTGTGGCGCGAGTACAGCGAAAGCCTGGGCATCGACTTGAGCTTTCAGGACTTCGAAGCCGAGCTGGCAGGCCTTCCGGGCAAGTACGCGCCGCCGCGCGGGAGGCTGCTGCTCGCGCGGAGGGGAGCGCAGGACCTGGGGTGCGTGGCGCTGCGACCGCTCAGCGTGGACACGTGCGAGATGAAGCGCCTGTATGTCCGGCCCGCCGCACGCGGCGAGCAGCTCGGTCGACGATTGGCAGAGCGAATCTGCGATGAGGCGCGAGCCGCTGGCTATAGGCGCATCTGCCTCGACACCCTGCCCAGCATGGCCGCGGCAGTGGGGCTGTACACCTCGATGGGATTCCGCCCCATCGAGCCCTACGTGTTCAACCCAATCCCGGGCGCGATGTTTCTCGGACGGGAGCTGTCAGCCACACCCTAG